In one window of uncultured Acetobacteroides sp. DNA:
- a CDS encoding low specificity L-threonine aldolase — translation MKKSLASDNYSGIHPAILEAIAGANHGHVSSYGHDEYTHSAELLFKQHFGDHVEVFFVFLGTAANVLSLASALRPYEAVLCTELAHINTDECGAPEHIGGFKLLTVPTTDGKLNIEKARRYLQNVGFEHNVQPKLVSISQTTELGTVYSVQEIKAIADFAHSNGLYLHVDGARLSNAAAALNLPFREFTTELGVDVISFGGTKNGMMLGEAIIFNNTELAKGFKYLRKQSMQLASKMRFISAQFVAYLTNNHCIATAAHANQMAAYLRDRLAAFPQVTITQPVDANAVFAIFPKAINQALLDESFFYFWDEEKNEARWMTSWDTTKEDIDRFVDVLADALL, via the coding sequence ATGAAGAAGTCACTAGCAAGCGATAACTACTCCGGCATTCACCCCGCCATCCTAGAGGCCATTGCCGGCGCCAACCACGGCCACGTATCCTCCTACGGCCACGACGAGTACACCCATAGCGCCGAGCTGCTCTTCAAGCAGCACTTCGGCGATCACGTGGAGGTGTTCTTCGTCTTCCTCGGAACCGCGGCCAACGTGCTCAGCCTCGCCTCGGCGCTCCGGCCCTACGAGGCCGTGCTCTGCACCGAGCTGGCCCACATCAACACCGACGAGTGCGGGGCTCCCGAACATATTGGCGGTTTTAAGCTGCTTACCGTGCCCACAACCGACGGAAAGCTCAACATCGAAAAGGCAAGGCGCTACCTGCAAAACGTTGGCTTCGAGCACAACGTGCAGCCCAAGCTGGTGAGCATCTCGCAGACCACCGAGCTGGGAACCGTCTACTCCGTTCAGGAGATAAAGGCGATTGCCGATTTCGCCCACAGCAACGGCCTGTACCTGCACGTGGATGGCGCCAGGCTTTCCAACGCCGCAGCAGCGCTGAACTTGCCCTTCCGCGAGTTTACCACTGAGCTTGGGGTCGATGTCATCTCGTTCGGGGGTACCAAGAACGGGATGATGCTCGGCGAGGCCATCATCTTCAACAATACCGAGCTGGCAAAGGGATTTAAGTACCTGCGCAAGCAGTCGATGCAGCTGGCCTCCAAGATGCGCTTCATCAGCGCGCAGTTCGTCGCCTACCTTACCAACAACCACTGCATAGCCACGGCCGCCCACGCCAACCAGATGGCCGCCTACCTGCGCGACCGGCTGGCAGCCTTCCCCCAGGTTACCATCACCCAGCCCGTCGACGCCAACGCCGTATTCGCCATCTTCCCCAAGGCCATTAACCAGGCGCTTCTCGACGAGTCCTTCTTCTACTTTTGGGATGAGGAGAAGAACGAGGCCCGCTGGATGACCTCCTGGGATACCACAAAGGAGGATATCGACCGATTCGTAGATGTTCTGGCGGATGCACTACTGTAG
- a CDS encoding peptide chain release factor 3 yields MGLEQEIKRRRTFAIISHPDAGKTTLTEKLLLFGGAIHVAGAVKSNKIKKGATSDFMEIERQRGISVATSVMGFEYNDIKVNILDTPGHEDFQEDTFRTLTAVDSVIIVIDCAKGVEAQTRKLMNVCRMRNTPVIVFINKLDRVGKDPFDLLDEVEEELKIKTRPLSWPISMGPTFKGVYNMYERNLNLFFSEDKTVVNDDVVKIDDISSPELDRYVGDYAGKLREDVELVEGIYPEFDIESYRRGELAPVFFGSALNNFGVKELLNCFCDIAPYPQKTVTDARAIDPFEEKLTGFIFKIHANMDPNHRNRIAFLKICSGTFERNRPYLHVRSGKSLRFSSPSAFMASKKEVVDFAYPGDIVGLHDTGNFKIGDTFTEGEKISFKGIPSFSPELFQYIENADPLKFKQLAKGVDQLMDEGVAQLFTLKMNGRKIIGCVGALQFDVIQYRLEHEYTAKCRYEPISLYKACWIESDNKEQLDDFMRRKYTHVALDKHGRDVFLADSPYSLQLAQEKFTDIKFHFTSEF; encoded by the coding sequence ATGGGCTTAGAACAAGAGATTAAGCGTCGAAGAACATTCGCAATTATCAGCCACCCCGATGCCGGTAAAACTACCCTTACCGAGAAGCTGCTGCTTTTTGGCGGGGCAATTCACGTTGCCGGTGCGGTTAAGTCGAACAAGATTAAGAAGGGGGCCACGTCTGACTTCATGGAGATCGAGCGTCAGCGCGGTATCTCGGTGGCCACGTCGGTTATGGGCTTCGAGTACAACGATATTAAGGTTAACATACTGGATACCCCTGGGCACGAAGACTTCCAGGAGGATACCTTTAGAACGCTCACGGCGGTGGACAGCGTTATCATCGTGATCGACTGCGCCAAGGGTGTCGAGGCGCAAACGCGCAAGCTGATGAACGTTTGCCGTATGCGCAATACGCCGGTGATCGTGTTCATCAACAAGCTCGACCGCGTTGGTAAAGATCCATTTGACCTGCTCGACGAGGTTGAAGAGGAGCTGAAGATCAAAACGCGCCCCCTAAGCTGGCCAATCAGCATGGGGCCAACCTTTAAAGGGGTGTACAACATGTACGAGCGCAACCTTAACCTCTTCTTCTCGGAGGATAAGACCGTTGTAAACGACGATGTTGTAAAGATCGACGACATCTCGTCCCCCGAGTTGGACCGGTACGTTGGCGACTACGCCGGCAAGCTGCGCGAGGATGTCGAGCTGGTCGAGGGCATCTACCCCGAATTCGACATCGAGAGCTACCGTAGAGGTGAGCTAGCCCCTGTATTCTTCGGATCGGCGCTCAACAACTTCGGCGTTAAGGAGCTGCTCAACTGCTTCTGCGACATCGCACCCTACCCCCAAAAGACGGTTACCGATGCCCGCGCCATCGACCCCTTCGAGGAGAAGCTCACCGGCTTCATCTTTAAGATCCATGCCAACATGGACCCCAACCACCGCAACCGTATTGCCTTCCTGAAGATCTGCTCGGGAACTTTCGAACGGAATCGACCCTACCTGCATGTTCGAAGCGGCAAGTCGCTACGATTCTCCAGCCCTAGCGCCTTCATGGCCTCCAAGAAGGAGGTGGTCGATTTTGCCTACCCCGGCGACATCGTTGGCCTACACGATACGGGCAACTTCAAGATTGGCGACACCTTTACTGAAGGCGAGAAGATCAGCTTTAAGGGTATCCCCAGCTTCTCGCCCGAGCTGTTCCAGTACATCGAAAACGCCGACCCGCTCAAGTTCAAGCAGCTGGCCAAGGGCGTCGACCAGCTCATGGACGAGGGGGTGGCGCAGCTCTTCACCCTAAAGATGAACGGCCGCAAGATTATTGGCTGCGTGGGCGCGCTGCAGTTCGACGTAATCCAGTACCGCCTGGAGCACGAGTACACCGCCAAGTGCCGCTACGAGCCCATCTCGCTCTACAAGGCGTGCTGGATTGAGAGCGACAACAAGGAGCAGCTCGACGACTTCATGCGCCGCAAGTACACCCACGTGGCGCTCGACAAGCACGGCCGCGACGTCTTCCTGGCCGACTCGCCCTACTCGCTGCAGCTGGCCCAGGAGAAGTTCACCGACATCAAGTTCCACTTCACCTCAGAGTTTTAA
- a CDS encoding quinone-dependent dihydroorotate dehydrogenase: MYRYIARPILFRFSPETAHNIIFSNIKVWRHVPGFQFVLNSLFKVRNTKLERTIWGIKFPTPVGLAAGLDKNATGYDVFDAMGFGFIEVGTATPQPQPGNPKPRLFRLVKDNAIINRMGFNNIGAEGIAKNLQKPYRKGLVIGGNIGKNTATTNENAAEDYEKSFAALYDHVDYFVVNVSCPNIANLTKLQNSDSLGDIVNRLVAYRKKQKVYRPILLKISPDLSFAQIDDSLNIINQFSLDGIVAVNTTTGRSGLSERQDKLDVIGNGGLSGKPLTVRSIEVVRYISMKTNGQMPIIGVGGIMTVDDALNMLRAGAYLIQVYTGFIYSGPQLVKDIHKAIIKEF, translated from the coding sequence ATGTACCGCTATATAGCTCGCCCCATTCTATTCCGATTTTCTCCCGAGACGGCCCATAACATCATCTTTTCCAATATTAAGGTATGGCGTCATGTTCCTGGATTTCAATTTGTTTTGAACAGCCTGTTTAAGGTTAGGAACACAAAACTGGAGCGGACTATTTGGGGGATTAAGTTTCCTACACCCGTGGGATTGGCGGCAGGGCTAGACAAGAATGCAACTGGATACGATGTGTTCGATGCTATGGGCTTTGGCTTTATAGAGGTTGGTACCGCAACGCCTCAGCCACAACCTGGCAATCCTAAACCCCGTTTATTTCGCCTAGTAAAGGATAATGCCATTATCAATAGAATGGGGTTCAACAATATAGGTGCCGAAGGTATTGCTAAAAACTTGCAGAAACCCTACCGAAAAGGGCTCGTGATTGGTGGTAACATTGGTAAGAATACGGCTACCACCAACGAGAATGCTGCCGAAGACTATGAAAAGAGCTTTGCAGCACTTTACGACCACGTCGACTACTTTGTGGTAAACGTTAGCTGCCCTAACATTGCCAATCTGACTAAGCTTCAAAATTCAGATTCGCTTGGTGATATCGTAAACCGCCTGGTCGCTTACAGAAAAAAGCAAAAGGTGTACCGGCCAATCCTCTTAAAGATTTCGCCCGATTTGAGCTTCGCACAGATCGATGATTCGCTTAACATAATCAACCAGTTCTCTTTGGACGGAATTGTTGCCGTTAACACAACTACTGGGCGTAGCGGATTGTCGGAAAGGCAGGATAAGTTGGATGTTATCGGTAACGGCGGGCTTAGCGGTAAGCCGCTGACGGTAAGATCGATTGAGGTTGTCCGCTATATCAGCATGAAAACGAACGGCCAGATGCCGATCATTGGAGTTGGCGGAATCATGACCGTTGACGATGCGCTGAACATGCTCCGCGCGGGCGCCTACCTGATTCAGGTGTACACGGGCTTTATCTATAGCGGCCCGCAGCTGGTGAAGGATATCCACAAGGCGATTATTAAAGAATTCTAA
- a CDS encoding helix-turn-helix transcriptional regulator, whose amino-acid sequence MNDRLDKFLLAEQLTPAKFADIIGVQRSSISHIISGRNKPSFDFIAKVLQRFPRVNPDWLILGKGEMYKQMVQASLFDTPVVKEVIVEPKAAPQDSTEGESIEPVTTIAEDASMEASINSTDANPSYPIDIKAFDKEVERIVVFYKDRTFRSYTPSTE is encoded by the coding sequence ATGAACGACCGATTAGACAAGTTTTTACTGGCAGAACAGCTTACTCCTGCCAAATTTGCCGATATTATAGGGGTTCAACGCTCGAGCATTTCGCATATTATTTCGGGACGCAACAAGCCGAGCTTCGATTTTATTGCGAAGGTTCTTCAGCGTTTTCCAAGGGTTAACCCCGACTGGCTAATACTTGGTAAGGGCGAAATGTATAAGCAAATGGTACAGGCATCGCTCTTTGACACACCTGTGGTTAAGGAGGTTATTGTCGAGCCAAAAGCGGCACCGCAAGACTCCACGGAGGGCGAGAGTATAGAGCCCGTCACCACCATTGCAGAGGATGCCTCAATGGAAGCCTCGATAAATAGTACCGATGCGAATCCTTCATATCCTATTGATATAAAGGCGTTCGACAAGGAGGTGGAGCGAATTGTTGTTTTTTATAAGGATAGAACATTCAGAAGCTACACTCCATCAACTGAGTAA
- a CDS encoding DUF2027 domain-containing protein has protein sequence MNCKVGDKVRFLNSVGGGIVVRFMNKNIVAVQDEDGFEIPVSVNEIVVINEKNDSVFTSESYAYRPSSTVNEPKKDEDDEEDEFPDFYVPERRQEEAIDPSTNSYNVLLGFVPFNKQNASTADLDIYIINDGDYRIAYSIGKWTDKELLKPIGSGLMEPDSKERICTLNREDFSKLQVFNVSLIYFKNRDFVPVAPDQVNLELNPLKFVKANSFKANDYFDEDAVAFTVSTSSKSSAPVLTISPKDIESALKEKKDVRTVLNLKSTPEQEEVDLHIEALTDNSAGLSSGEILEMQMARFTTVLEGAILAKTKRVVFIHGVGNGKLKHEIRKTLERKYSKLRFQDASFKDYGYGATMVILK, from the coding sequence ATGAACTGCAAGGTAGGCGACAAGGTGCGCTTTTTGAACTCGGTAGGTGGTGGTATTGTCGTTCGCTTTATGAACAAGAATATCGTTGCTGTGCAGGATGAGGACGGTTTCGAGATCCCTGTTTCCGTTAACGAAATAGTGGTGATTAATGAGAAAAACGACAGCGTTTTCACCTCAGAGAGTTATGCTTATCGACCTTCGTCTACGGTAAACGAACCCAAAAAGGATGAGGATGATGAGGAGGATGAGTTTCCCGATTTCTACGTTCCTGAGCGTAGACAAGAGGAGGCTATCGATCCATCAACCAACAGCTACAACGTTCTTTTAGGCTTTGTTCCATTTAACAAGCAGAACGCATCAACTGCCGATTTAGATATCTACATCATTAACGATGGCGATTACCGGATTGCTTATTCTATAGGTAAGTGGACGGATAAGGAGTTGCTTAAGCCAATAGGTTCTGGCTTAATGGAACCAGATAGCAAGGAGCGCATTTGCACCTTAAATCGCGAAGACTTCTCGAAGCTTCAGGTATTTAACGTAAGCCTTATCTACTTTAAAAATAGGGATTTTGTTCCAGTTGCTCCCGATCAGGTGAATTTGGAACTCAATCCACTCAAATTCGTTAAGGCAAATAGCTTTAAAGCAAACGATTATTTCGACGAAGATGCGGTAGCATTTACGGTATCAACAAGTTCAAAGTCTTCTGCGCCTGTTCTTACAATTTCCCCAAAGGATATTGAAAGTGCTCTAAAGGAGAAGAAGGATGTTCGTACGGTATTAAACTTGAAATCGACTCCCGAACAGGAGGAAGTTGACCTGCACATAGAGGCGCTTACTGATAATTCAGCAGGATTGTCTAGTGGTGAGATACTTGAAATGCAGATGGCTCGCTTTACAACCGTGCTGGAGGGGGCAATTCTTGCAAAGACCAAGCGAGTGGTGTTTATTCACGGCGTTGGTAACGGTAAACTGAAGCATGAAATTCGCAAAACATTGGAACGAAAGTATTCTAAGTTAAGGTTTCAGGATGCATCGTTTAAGGATTACGGCTACGGAGCCACCATGGTAATTTTGAAATAA
- a CDS encoding S-adenosylmethionine:tRNA ribosyltransferase-isomerase, with the protein MTPNAQHIAIGDFNYELPDERIAKYPLSERDLSKLLYFNGNSIDDKHFKELPALLNDGDLLVFNNTKVIQARMEFFRSTGARVEIFCLEPADSSDYESVFQAKGSITWKCIVGNLKKWKESTLEKKLDLKGTAVTLTAQKLEKLNDSVLIMFSWEGEYTFSEILEASGTIPIPPYLNRDTEDIDINRYQTVYSKHKGSVAAPTAGLHFTPSIIETLKNKGVDTAEVTLHVGAGTFKPVKKEDVADHEMHTEHFSVTLESLKKLRKHLGNVISVGTTSMRTLESLYWYGVRTIRSGAPCFDKPIEQWEPYQHTEAYTAQESMDALISYLEKRGDAELHAATQIIIVSGYKVRMIKGLVTNFHQPQSTLLLLVSALVGESWKTIYNHALAYDYRFLSYGDSSLLMRK; encoded by the coding sequence ATGACTCCAAATGCCCAGCATATTGCAATAGGTGACTTTAACTACGAACTCCCAGATGAGCGAATCGCCAAGTATCCACTTTCGGAGCGCGACCTTTCGAAACTGCTTTACTTTAACGGTAATAGCATTGATGACAAGCATTTTAAAGAATTACCCGCGCTCCTCAATGATGGAGATTTGCTCGTATTCAACAATACCAAGGTGATACAAGCTCGAATGGAGTTCTTCCGTTCTACAGGGGCTCGTGTTGAGATATTTTGCCTAGAGCCAGCAGATTCGTCGGACTATGAATCTGTATTTCAAGCCAAAGGAAGCATTACATGGAAGTGCATTGTTGGAAATCTGAAGAAATGGAAAGAGAGCACGCTTGAGAAAAAGCTCGATTTAAAGGGGACAGCTGTTACCCTTACGGCACAAAAGCTAGAAAAGCTAAACGATAGCGTATTGATTATGTTCAGCTGGGAGGGGGAGTATACCTTTAGCGAAATTCTTGAGGCAAGTGGAACCATCCCAATTCCTCCTTACCTTAACAGGGATACCGAAGACATTGATATAAACCGCTACCAAACTGTATACTCGAAGCATAAAGGATCGGTTGCTGCCCCAACTGCAGGGTTACACTTCACCCCTAGCATCATAGAAACGCTAAAAAACAAAGGCGTTGATACCGCTGAGGTTACGCTACACGTTGGCGCAGGTACCTTTAAGCCCGTAAAAAAAGAAGATGTTGCCGACCATGAAATGCATACCGAGCATTTTTCCGTAACGCTGGAATCGCTAAAGAAGCTTAGGAAGCACCTTGGGAACGTGATTTCGGTAGGCACCACCAGCATGCGAACGCTCGAAAGCCTTTACTGGTATGGAGTCCGCACTATCAGAAGCGGTGCCCCTTGCTTCGACAAGCCGATTGAGCAGTGGGAGCCCTACCAGCATACCGAAGCGTATACTGCCCAAGAATCAATGGATGCGCTTATCTCCTACTTAGAAAAGCGAGGAGACGCAGAGCTGCATGCCGCAACGCAAATCATTATTGTAAGTGGCTACAAGGTGAGGATGATTAAAGGCTTGGTGACCAACTTCCATCAGCCACAAAGTACGCTGCTGCTACTGGTATCGGCGCTGGTTGGCGAAAGCTGGAAGACGATTTACAACCACGCACTTGCCTACGATTACCGATTTTTGAGCTACGGCGATAGCTCGCTGCTAATGCGAAAATAA